TGAACGTCCAAATTCGAGGACACAGCCAAATCCGGATATGTGTCTCCATTGAAATCACCGACGGCAATGTTGTTGCCAAAACTTGTCGAAGTGTCGGGAATGACATATTCTGGCAGAGTGTCCCTGAGAAAGTCGATTCGATATATGTTCACATACCCACCGTTGGGATCTGTGCTGAGGGCAATGTCAAGCCCGCCATCGGAGTCTATATCTCCTGAACGGCAAGTAAAAGACAATATTGAAGGAATGCGAAAGTCAAAGTTATCGTCAAATGTATGACCGCCCCAAAAAAATTGGTAACTTGGCTCTGGAAGGTACATACCAAAATCCATGAAACCATCACCAGTCACATCGCCAATCTTGTTCATATTAGACTTAAAATTAAGAAATTCAGCGTCAAAGACAGAGTCAAGAGTTGTTCCCCCATAGAAGAGATAGGCATTATTGGGAATGAGATTGTTTCCTTCATTGCGACAAATCAAGACATCAGTACATCCATCACCGGAAATATCCCCCAATGATAGTATCTGCGCACCAAATACCTTCTGCATGGTCGTGTCCCGAACGACCAGATAACGATATATGGAATCGACTTTCACACCGGGATTGGTGATTGGAAATATCCACTCGGCTTCTGCAATATTGAAACCGGAGACTACTAGTACTACCACCAGTGTCAAGGTCAGAATTCGGCTAGGTCGCAGTAAATTACGATCCTCGAAACGACTTGGGTATGCTAGAGCCAACCCGTGAGA
This region of Candidatus Zixiibacteriota bacterium genomic DNA includes:
- a CDS encoding FG-GAP repeat protein — protein: MPYNSHGLALAYPSRFEDRNLLRPSRILTLTLVVVLVVSGFNIAEAEWIFPITNPGVKVDSIYRYLVVRDTTMQKVFGAQILSLGDISGDGCTDVLICRNEGNNLIPNNAYLFYGGTTLDSVFDAEFLNFKSNMNKIGDVTGDGFMDFGMYLPEPSYQFFWGGHTFDDNFDFRIPSILSFTCRSGDIDSDGGLDIALSTDPNGGYVNIYRIDFLRDTLPEYVIPDTSTSFGNNIAVGDFNGDTYPDLAVSSNLDVHLDSSRIKFYWGGPDFDTIPDFVISRAIWGFGKIMMPIDDFNGDGYGDLFIGGA